A genomic region of Globicephala melas chromosome 9, mGloMel1.2, whole genome shotgun sequence contains the following coding sequences:
- the LRRC4 gene encoding leucine-rich repeat-containing protein 4 gives MKLLWQVTVHHTWNAVLLPVVYLTAQVWILCAAIAAAASAGPQNCPSVCSCSNQFSKVVCTRRGLSEVPQGIPSNTRYLNLMENNIQMIQADTFRHLHHLEVLQLGRNSIRQIEVGAFNGLASLNTLELFDNWLTVIPSGAFEYLSKLRELWLRNNPIESIPSYAFNRVPSLMRLDLGELKKLEYISEGAFEGLFNLKYLNLGMCNIKDMPNLTPLVGLEELEMSGNHFPEIRPGSFHGLSSLKKLWVMNSQVSLIERNAFDGLASLVELNLAHNNLSSLPHDLFTPLRYLVELHLHHNPWNCDCDILWLAWWLREYIPTNSTCCGRCHAPLHMRGRYLVEVDQASFQCSAPFIMDAPRDLNISEGRMAELKCRTPPMSSVKWLLPNGTVLSHASRHPRISVLNDGTLNFSHVLLSDTGVYTCMVTNVAGNSNASAYLNVSTAELNTSNYSFFTTVTVETTEISPEDTTRKYKPVPTTSTGYQPAYTTSTTVLIQTTRVPKQVAVTATDTNDKMQTSLDEVMKTTKIIIGCFVAVTLLAAAMLIVFYKLRKRHQQRSTVTAARTVEIIQVDEDIPAAASAAAAAAAPSGVSGEGAVVLPTIHDHINYNTYKPAHGAHWTENSLGNSLHPTVTTISEPYIIQTHTKDKVQETQI, from the coding sequence ATGAAGCTCTTGTGGCAGGTAACTGTGCACCACACCTGGAATGCCGTCCTGCTCCCCGTCGTCTACCTCACGGCGCAAGTGTGGATTCTGTGTGCAGCCATCGCTGCTGCCGCCTCCGCCGGGCCCCAGAACTGCCCGTCTGTCTGCTCGTGCAGTAACCAGTTCAGCAAGGTGGTGTGCACCCGCCGGGGCCTCTCCGAGGTCCCTCAGGGTATTCCTTCCAACACCCGGTACCTCAACCTCATGGAAAACAACATCCAGATGATCCAGGCTGACACCTTCCGCCACCTCCACCACCTGGAGGTCCTGCAGCTGGGCAGGAACTCCATCCGGCAGATCGAGGTGGGGGCCTTCAACGGCCTGGCCAGCCTCAACACCCTGGAGCTGTTTGACAACTGGCTGACAGTCATCCCGAGCGGGGCCTTCGAATACCTGTCCAAGCTGCGGGAGCTCTGGCTGCGCAACAACCCCATAGAAAGCATCCCCTCTTACGCCTTCAACCGGGTGCCCTCCCTCATGCGCCTGGACTTGGGGGAGCTCAAGAAGCTAGAGTACATCTCGGAGGGGGCTTTTGAGGGACTGTTCAACCTCAAGTACCTGAACTTGGGCATGTGCAACATTAAAGATATGCCCAACCTCACCCCcctggtggggctggaggagcTGGAGATGTCAGGAAACCACTTCCCTGAGATCAGGCCTGGCTCCTTCCATGGCCTGAGCTCCCTCAAGAAGCTGTGGGTCATGAACTCACAGGTCAGCTTGATCGAGCGGAATGCTTTTGATGGGCTGGCCTCCCTGGTGGAACTCAACTTGGCCCACAATAACCTCTCTTCTTTGCCCCATGACCTCTTCACCCCACTGAGGTACCTGGTGGAGTTGCACCTACACCACAATCCTTGGAACTGTGATTGTGACATTCTGTGGCTAGCCTGGTGGCTTCGAGAGTACATACCCACCAATTCCACCTGCTGTGGCCGCTGTCATGCTCCCTTGCACATGCGAGGCCGCTACCTGGTGGAGGTGGACCAGGCCTCCTTCCAGTGCTCTGCCCCCTTCATCATGGATGCACCTCGGGACCTCAATATCTCTGAGGGTCGGATGGCAGAACTTAAGTGTCGGACTCCCCCCATGTCCTCCGTGAAGTGGCTGCTGCCCAATGGGACAGTGCTCAGCCACGCCTCCCGCCACCCACGGATCTCTGTCCTCAACGACGGCACCTTGAACTTTTCCCATGTGCTGCTCTCAGACACTGGGGTATACACATGCATGGTGACCAACGTGGCGGGCAACTCCAATGCCTCGGCCTACCTCAACGTGAGCACGGCCGAGCTCAACACCTCCAACTACAGCTTCTTCACGACTGTCACAGTGGAGACCACTGAGATCTCGCCTGAGGATACAACACGGAAGTACAAGCCCGTTCCTACTACGTCCACTGGTTACCAGCCGGCATATACCACCTCTACCACGGTGCTCATTCAGACCACCCGTGTGCCCAAGCAGGTGGCGGTAACCGCGACGGACACCAATGATAAGATGCAGACCAGCCTGGATGAAGTCATGAAGACCACCAAGATCATCATTGGCTGCTTCGTGGCAGTGACTCTGCTAGCTGCTGCCATGTTGATTGTCTTCTATAAACTTCGCAAGCGGCACCAGCAGAGGAGTACAGTCACAGCTGCCCGGACTGttgagattatccaggtggatgAAGACATCCCAGCGGCGGcatctgcagcagcagcagcagcagctccatCCGGTGTATCAGGTGAGGGGGCAGTCGTGCTGCCCACAATTCATGACCATATTAACTACAACACCTACAAACCAGCACATGGGGCCCACTGGACAGAAAACAGTCTGGGGAACTCTCTGCACCCCACAGTCACTACTATCTCTGAACCTTATATCATTCAGACCCATACCAAGGACAAGGTACAGGAAACTCAAATATGA